A stretch of Aspergillus nidulans FGSC A4 chromosome VI DNA encodes these proteins:
- a CDS encoding uncharacterized protein (transcript_id=CADANIAT00009462), whose product MVLFRQIHRSQKTRPFDEVHEGPLATATAIAPVKSQTARGSGAPGPVNWNCSSDNCFGAKTAKGFHFVFGSASYESTSVSVLLQRKSTSKKFNAFYGSSQNYWAGQQIVDDMKASSAKELPMLYIDSAET is encoded by the exons ATGGTTCTGTTCAGGCAAATCCACAGAAGTCAGAAGACTCGACCGTTCGACGAGGTTCATGAGGGCCCACTGGCGACAGCGACTGCAATTGCTCCTGTCAAG TCACAGACGGCGCGCGGCAGTGGGGCTCCAGGGCCGGTTAATTGGAACTGTTCCTCAGATAACTGCTTTGGCGCTAAGACAGCGAAGGGGTTTCATTTCGTTTTCGGTTCGGCCTCTTATGAGTCCACGTCAGTTTCAGTCTTGCTGCAGCGGAAGAGTACCAGCAAGAAGTTCAATGCTTTTTACGGAAGTTCTCAGAACTACTGGGCGGGCCAGCAGATTGTCGATGATATGAAGGCGTCGAGTGCGAAGGAACTACCGATGCTCTATATCGACAGCGCAGAAACGTAG